Part of the Catalinimonas alkaloidigena genome is shown below.
ATCGCTTATTTTACTGGGATTTTCACCTTTGTATTTTATAAGATTACAAGATACGCTAGACTCAGGGTGAGCAAAAAGAGTAACTTCATGCCCTTTATCCAATAAGCCTCTGATAAGCATATCAATAATTCTTTCAATACCTCCATATAATTTAGGGGGTACCGGTATCACTGGGTCTGCGGTTATGGCAATTTTCATGCTTTTTTCTGATATGAAATCAACATCTGTTTATAAGGGAAATAACTTTTGAGCTTATTAATAGATAACTCAACAAACTTCCATGAAACATAAGCAAGAAGGGTTGATATAATGGTTATAAAAAAAGGGGGGGTGGTTTAAAATGTATAATGAGTTTGATTTCAGTAGTTGAACATTAATTTAATTGCTGAGAGGTGAATGTCTTTCTTCTTAGAAAAACAGCTAGTTTTTCTCACCAACTGCCTATTTTTAGCTCTTTAACAAGTATTCACTCCTTCAATATGCTTAGTATATTCCTTCCCCTCTTTATGTTTTGCAATAGGTAGCATTTTTTGAAAGGCTGGCCTTTCATTAGTGCACAACTCCTCTACTTCTATTTGCTTTAGCTTTTGGTAAAGCTTGTCTACTGTTTTAGCTGAACGATCTCCTTTAACATAGACCACAATTTCATTATATTTAGGGCTATACGCATACAAAAGCCAGACTTTGCCATCTTTCTGTCTACCAACATACGTCCAAAGTTCATTTATTTGTATGCTTAGATAGTGGTTACTATGCGCAATATTATTTAATCTCTGAGCACTGTTTTTCAAACTTCGTAGTACGTTATAGCAGTTCACGCCTAAAATAGTTTCAATATCACGTACGCCACAGTTCCTTAATAACATGATGTATATAAGCTTCTTGTTGGCAGGATCAGCACCTGCGTATTGGTAGCTGTTTTGAAACTGCTTACCGCAGCTTCTGCACAAAAAATTTTGCTTATCATTCGTTTTACTTCCCATCGCTCAACGATCCGATTTTTGATACATTTTCACTTGAGTAAAGGACGCATTTGAGCTTGATTGTTATTACACACATAACTATCTAATAAATGCTTCATTACTTCTTATTCTCTATCATACATTCTTTACCACAGCCAAAAAGGATACCTAAAATAATGGTATAATATTTCGTTATCGCATGCGACCTGATCACTCTGGCTAACAAGAGAGGATAGTAAAGTTGACCTGCTTCTTCATCTTCCAAAAATGACATATTTGGTTATAGGTAACTCTCTTGATAAACTCTTCAAATATATTAACTCTTTTAAAGTATTTTTATAAAGAGTATTTAATTTAATCTAATCATACAGAAAATTTTTTACTCATTTTGCGATAAAATTCATAATAACTTGTTTTTCTAAACCCTCCCCAGTATAGGTAAAGGAAACATAGTTGTAGAAAAGTAGATAAGATCAAACTTTCTTTTTTTTAGCAGCTGATTAACTTTAGCATAATAGAACCATAAAGAGCGTAATGCCAAACTTCCCAAGCCTAACTTTCTAGTATATTTTGTGGAAAAAGCTTTAATCTTTATTATTTCTACATCTTGGGGTACAGTCTCTAGAAGTAATTCATCCTTACTTGCTTCTATATAATCTGGTTCAACAACCACCACTACTGGTTCCCAACCATACTCTTTGAAGTAAGGAAGGTTTTGTCTAACCCGATGCATATCAGCAGCATTGACGAGTGGAAAGGAAGGAGATATGATGAGTACTTTCTTCATTTAATTTGATAACGCTGCTTCTATTAGTTGACAAAGTTTTTCCTCTTGCTTTTCCCAAAGAAAGCTTTTTAAGTATGATTGTCTTGCTTTACTTTTTGCTTCAACTAATAAATCTCGGTTTGATAGCAAAAGCTTAATCGCATCAATTAAAGACTTTTCTTGCTCAAAAAGAAAAACTGCTTCAGGTGCTAGTACAGCTACCTCAATTTGACCCTCAGTTTTAGAAGCGATTACCGCTACTCCTGCTTCCAGATATTGTAGAATTTTGTTAGTGATTGTATAGTTTCTACTTAATGGTTCTTTACTTTCAAGTGCAAACCCAATATCATGCTCAGCTATTCTAGCTGGGAGCTCTTCATTTAAAACTAATGAATGAAAGTGTAATGTTTGACATTCCTTATCAGGAAACTTTTCTTCTAAAAGAGAGCGATAAGAAGCACTAATATTTCCTCTTAAATGTAATTCTAAAGGTTGTTCAATATGATGCAAAGCACTAATCAGCACTTCTAATCCTCTACCTGGACCAATCGTTTGAGAAAACCAAAATAATGAAGCTTTTGAATGGTCTACCCTATCTTTATAATCTATTGCTTCCTTTTTTTTACGCTTTGGAAAAGTGTTATAAACAACTGCAGGCATATTAGTTTTGTATACAGCAGCCATTTTCTGTGCCATTATCTCAGATGTAGTCCAGCTTAATGTAGTTGCAAGTGCGTTTTGTTCTATTTTCTTAAGCAGCTTAATAGGTCGGGCTTTTCTTGCCATTGGAAGTAAATCTTCAGAATACCAGTCTTCAATATCAAAAACTACCTTCTTATTATTTTGTAAAAGTTTGGTTCCTATATAAGAGGCCATCTCCTGATGACAAATGTACAAATCAGCATTTTGCTTTAATGCCATATTATATAGTTGTTTAGGTCCATAACCAAGTGCCAAAGCACTATTTTTAATCTTATATTTTGTTAGCCATCCACCTAACCTTCTTAATACTTTCAAATAAAATTGCTGAAGGGTATTTCTCTTTCCTCTCCTGAGATCAGCATAACACTTGTACTCTATATTTAATTTATTTAATAAGCGTAAATCTTCTTTATACAGCTTTTCATCATAAAATGTCGTGAGGATAACTACTTTATAGCCTTTTTTGGCCAATGCCTGTCCTTCTTTCCAAACCCTAGGATTTCTGCATATATGTGACTGTGTTATAATGGTAATTGATTTCACAGTTTTATTCTCTCTATTTAATCATTATAATGAATACATTAAGTTACTTAGAAGAAATATACCACCTATCATAACTTCTACCAGTAAGCTCTTCAAGTAAAATTATATCCTTAGCAAAATATTTTTCTGTAAGCTCATTGACTAGATTTTCTGATATTTTAGATGGGGCGGTAGTAAAGCTCTCGTAAGTTTTATTGCGAATCTTATTATAGTAGCTTGTAGGAATTAAACTTTTGATAATATCATTCGGAAACCAGGTATTAAAAAATCTCATCAAATGATTATTCTTAGGTATCATGGTCTTGTTTGCCTGCTTTAATTTATCAAATTGATTATCAATTTGTAAAAAGGAACAAATAGACCTTATGGTATCATCGGTTTGATTGACTAGGTCTTCAAAACATATAATCAGAATATTCTTTAAAGGAAATAATTCATAGTATTTTCTTAACTGTTCGTAATACAAACTTCTACTTAAATAATGTGGTGGATTGTACCACAGATCATACTGATCTATTTTAGATTTTATTATTTCTTTACTAATAGCTTTTTCAAAATTGTTTTCAGTCTCAACTAAATGGCTTCTATAAAACTGGAATTGAGAATATGCCCTTTTCACAGGTTGCCGCAAGAAAAATATAAGTTTAATATTTGAACCAAGTAAATCTTTTATATTTGGTGCTACATAGCTATAATGCAAATAATCTGGAGTACAGTCCACTCTATATTTTTGATCGGAAGCTTCATTAAAGAAATTAGAATACCAACCTAATCCCTTGCTATAATTATCAGGCACATCAAAGTAGTGAAGCTCTTTTTGATGAGGGACAAAAATATCAGGGTGATCTTTTATAAGATCATAGAAAGATGTTGTTCCTGCTTTCTGAGCACCGCCAATAATTAAGTTAGGAAGTTTCATTTAAAAAGTGGTCTAAAGCCTTTTTGATAATAAAAGTGATGAATAGTTTTAGCTGCCTTCCAACCTATAAGTTTAGATAAAAGTGAAAGTCCTGGGCCAGCAGGAAGAGAAACAGTTGGGTTATCTAGATTTGTTATATGTTTCTCAGCTTTCATTACCAAATCTTTAAATGCAGGATAAAATTCAAATACACGCTGTTGCCATATATTTGCACATACTTTACGCGTTCGTTGACTATCTTCTTTTTCAAGAATATATTGACATCCTAATTCTGTTGAAAGATAAGCTGATTCCATAGCTTTTCGTGATTTTTGCCTAGACAAGCTTTCTGAAATACCTGAACGATAGAATAAACGTGCTCCAGAAGTAAAATGTATTTCTTCAGCATTTAATAAAATACGTAACATATACTCAAAGTCATCGATAAGGGATAATTTCTCATTCCACCCCCCCATTTGGTCAATTATTCTTTTAGGTATCAAAAAAATGCCTGGTTGCATCATATTAAACCCTTCTTTCAAAGAATTTACTACCCAATCAGTAGAATGCATATTCTTCCAGACTCTCTCCGGATTTAATTTAAAAGTTTCAAGCTTATCATCATAAAACCTTCCCCACTCGGCTGAAGCAATACATCTATTTTTGCCTTGTAAAACTTCAACCTGTTTTTCTATCATATTCTGAGACATTATGTCATCAGCATCAAAAAACTTAATCAATTTTCCCTTAGATTGATTAAGCGCATAATTTCTACTTGCTGCAGCTCCTCTATTTAGGCAATGAAAAACCTTTAATCTGCTATCATTATAGCTATCTAAAATAGATTTAGTTTTATCAATAGATCCATCATTAACTACGAGTACTTCAATATTAGAATAGGTTTGCTCTAACACTGATTTTAATGCTTCCTCTACGTAGTTCTCTACATTATAAGCTGGTATACAAACGGAAACTAAGGGATTCTTCATATCAAGCTTCTCCATGCATGTCTAAAATACCACTCTTTTGAGTCCGCTACATAATGTTGTAAGGTTCCTTGCTTGCAGTTTACCTCTTCAAGCGTAGGCATCACAATATAATCTTTTAAAGCCCCAACAACACAATGCTTATCAGCTACAATCATAGCTGTTAAAGCTTGTTCGAGTAAGTAATTTGAACCTTCTTGTTCTTCCATATGCTTTGCCCAATATTCAATTTGATCCCAATTTATCAAATCACTTTTCAAACCAATAGCACCGACATTTACTTTTGGAGGGATATTAAAACCTGCAAGTCGCTCCATTATTTGATCTGAATAATAATAGGAATGAACGCGATCAACTATATAAAATGGTCCTGATGGTTGTAGTAACCATTCCATCATAGTAACTGGCTTTTTTAAGAATATCATATCAGAGTCTAATAGCAGCTTAAACCCACTAGTGCCAGCATGAACATCGGTTAGTTTTTTGATATGTGGATATACTCGCCGCTTATAGTGTAAAAATGGATACTTACTTTCCGGCAAAGAGGTAGCTAAACGCTCATTAATTTGATGATGATCTACCACTTCTGATAGTGGAAACTGTGATTTTATTTTTTGTTGAATATCTTTATTTAGAGTACCGTCATCGTAAAAGATAAATTTAATATTCTTTTCAGACACTCTTGACAATGAATATGCGCAAAATGCAGTCATGAACCAGAATTTTGCTCCAGTAAGAAAACTAACTTCAGACAAATTATCCAGAGGTTGATCTTCATGAATAACTTGTTGTAATGTTTCAGATGCCTTTCTCATCTCATCTTTTCCACGATTGATCTGCCAGGTGTTGTAAATACCCTGCTGAATGGTTTTCTCAACCACTCCTTTAGGTTGATAATAAGTCTTATACAATATTTTACCGAGCATAGTATCCTTTTATTATAGATATATTTCTTTTTATGACTGCTTTTCCTATTAAAATAGAGGGTTTTTCCACCAGTCTGTAGAACCAATATGATATAAGTATCAATATTCCTAGCACAATAAAATCATACAGAATGTGCAATATCAGATTATCTAGAAAGATTCCTTTTCTAAACTGAAGTAGAAGATAAACTCCTATTGGAACATGAATAAGATATAGGCTATAAGAATATTCTCCCACTTTACTAAGCCAATACTTTTTACTTAAAAGAGATGAATGGCTGAAATAAATACTTATCAAAGTGAAAAGGCTAACTATGCCAACTGCTAAATCTTTAGTAAACGCAATCCCAAAAAAACTAATTAATAGTATCAATGTCCCAATACTCTTCTTTTTATTAGTAAACTGATATAGGCCTAAGCCTGCTCCAAACAAAAGCCACTCTCTAAGAAAAAAAAGACCTTCTACTACAGCTGGGCCTCTTGTTTTACCAACTGTTTCGTATGTTCCAGGAATAAAGCAAAGTATACAAATCAACAGAAATACATAATTACTGAATGATCTCCTATAAAGAGTTAGAGCAACAATCAAATAAAATACAATTTCATAAGTCAAACTCCAATAAACCCAATTCATTGTCCCCACTTCTGTAGCAGGCTCAGTTAATAGCGTAATGGTAGCCAAGATCTCAGTTATTGTAGATGGGATTGGACTTACATCGTTATAACCTGAGCAAATAACTCTTGTAAGAACTACCATTAATACTACTCCAATACTAGCATAGTAGGGAGGGAAAATTCTAAAAATACGCCGGAGCATAAACTCATGAGGAGAAGTAGATTTTTGTGTTACCATACTGATACAATATCCACTAAGTATAAAGAAAATAGGCACACCTAACCAGCCGTACTTTGCAAAGGAAGTATAAAAGTTTGTTTCAAAAGGGATAATTTCATTTAAGTGGAAAATCACCACCCATATCGCAGCAAAACCTCTTAGCGAATCTAACCAATAGTTTCTTTCCATGATATTATGTTGTTGTAAGACCTTCATACATTCCACATGCCCCTTTCCATTTGATATAATTACATTCACTCTTCCATGCTTTAAGCGAAAAATAAGCTTTCAGTTTGCGGGGCAAAACACTCCATGCTGGAATAGGTTTCCATGGTGAAATATTATGATCAATAAGAAGCTGAACCCATGATCTAGAAGAGTGATAATTCATTCTAGCTAAATAACTAGATTCTATACGTTTTTTGGGAATAATATGATCTACAACTAAACTAGGAAAATATCCCACTTCCCAACCTTCTTTTATTCCAATAATTACAAGTTCGTTATCTCCACCTGAACTCAATGATTTACCCTTGCGATCAGTAATTTTTGATATACTTTCTTTTCTAAAAGTAGAATAAGAATTAGCAACTTTTTTTCTTAAAACCATTCCAGTTCCAATAGGAGCAAAAGTAGGATATGAATTAAACTCATTATTTTTCACTTTATTATGATAGTTAGATAGTATTACCTTATCGCCTAAGTTTCTACAACCTAAAGCAATATTGATATTATGAAACCAATCCGGAGGAGCTTTTTCATAAACAGGTAAAGATTTTCCACCTGCAATACCCACGTTCTTATGTTTATTCATTATCTCAATTGCATTAATTAAGTAACCTCTATCCAGAATATTATCATCGTCTACTAATAATAAAATATCAGCCTTAGCATTTTCAAAACCTTTCAATCTAGCATAAGTCAAACCAGGCTCATCTTCTTTTACTATTTTCCAGTGTGGATGCCAGTCAAAGCTTAAAGATGAAATTGTATTATTAGTTGATGCATTATCGATAATTATCAGCTCCCAATAACTTAACGGAAGAGATTGTGCCTTTAAACTATTTAAGACTTTCGTTATTATTTCAAGTCTAGGATTAAACGTTGGGATAATCACAGAAATTTTCATAAATCTTGATTACTTTCTTTTTCTAATTATTTTCGCTGGTATACCTGCAACAATAGAATAAGAAGGAATACTTTTAGTAACAACTGCACCAGCTGCAACAACACATCCATTGCCAATTGTTACACCTCCCAGAATTGTTGCACCAGCTCCAATCCATACATCATTTCCAATACTCACAGGCATTTGAATATCAGGACAGGATTTTATGTTTATATTACGCTCAGGTATAGTATGATTACTTGATATTATTTTTGTATGCATTGAGATCAATGTATTATTCCCGATTTTTACTCCTCCATGCCCATATATGACAGTATATGGACCAATAAAAGTACTTCGCTCAATTTCAATTGAACCTCCCCAACATTCAAGAATTACTCCAGTAGTCAAAATACACCTCTCTGCAATCTTTAGCTTACCTTTATCTTTATTGTTAGCTCCTGTTTTAAGTTGAACATTTCTTCCAATAGTCACACTTGGATCAACTAGAATCCCTTTCAAATTAAAAAAAGAAGCTCTTAATAGAAAAAAATAATTCTTGTATTTATTTAATTTCATCTCTATCAGTATTCATTGATCAAAAGCACTTTATTTTCTACGACTTGCCATTTAGCATCAACATACATTGAGCCTACCAAACTTGATGGTAGTATTTGTTGTCTATGAAAATATTCTGATGAAGAATACTCAAAACCAATTATATCTACTTTACTGTCATAATCTTTGCTAGTATCCCCAAAATATACCGATAATATATATTCCCCCGGGAGTAAATTAGGATCGTCAATTGTTACACATATAATACCTGATTTCCAGTGAGATTTATTAAATCCCTCAGGATGAGTACGGGTATTTGTCCCGAAAACCGGAGCACCAGAGTTATTCTTCACAATAATACCTGCATTAGGAATAATATCAAATGGGGAGTTGAACTCTACACATACTTTTAAAGAATTCTTTCCAACTGTTGGGCTTCCTTTATCTAACTCAATTGAAACAATTGAAGGGATATTTGGCTGTGGGGAAAACTTAATTTGATTGCTAAGTTGGGCTGTTTCTTGCATATATGCCTCAACAGCCTCATTAACTTCTCCATTAAACATCACTTTGCCATGTTGCATTACTATTGCTGTTGAACATAAATCTCTAACCGAGCTCATATTATGACTTACAAACAATACTGTTCTACCTCCTTCCCGACTAACCTCCTGCATCTTACCAATAGCTCTTTTTTGGAACTCAGCATCCCCTACGGCTAATACTTCGTCAACGATTAATATTTCTGGTTCGAGGAAAGCTGCTACCGCAAATCCTAAGCGTACTTTCATTCCAGATGAATAGCGTTTTACCGGTGTATCCGCATATTTAGCACAGCCGGCAAAGTCCATAATATCATCAAATTTTTTATCTATCTCCCGCTTGGTCATTCCTAATATGGTACCATTAAGATAAACATTCTCTTTACCAGTCATTTCAGGATGCATACCAGTTCCTACTTCCAAGAGAGATGCTATTCTCCCTCTGGCTTTAATAGAACCAGTAGTAGGGGCAGTAATTTTAGAAAGGAGCTTTAGCAGGGTTGATTTACCTGCTCCATTTTTTCCAATGACACCTAATACTTCACCTTGTGGTACTTCAAAATTGATATCCTTCAACGCCCATACCTGCTCCCCTTTTTGGGCCTTTTGTGTACGGTCATTAACCTGTCCTACAGTAGCATAGGGATCATGTTTACCTCTCATTCTAGCCCACCAACGATT
Proteins encoded:
- a CDS encoding glycosyltransferase, giving the protein MKISVIIPTFNPRLEIITKVLNSLKAQSLPLSYWELIIIDNASTNNTISSLSFDWHPHWKIVKEDEPGLTYARLKGFENAKADILLLVDDDNILDRGYLINAIEIMNKHKNVGIAGGKSLPVYEKAPPDWFHNINIALGCRNLGDKVILSNYHNKVKNNEFNSYPTFAPIGTGMVLRKKVANSYSTFRKESISKITDRKGKSLSSGGDNELVIIGIKEGWEVGYFPSLVVDHIIPKKRIESSYLARMNYHSSRSWVQLLIDHNISPWKPIPAWSVLPRKLKAYFSLKAWKSECNYIKWKGACGMYEGLTTT
- a CDS encoding glycosyltransferase, with protein sequence MKSITIITQSHICRNPRVWKEGQALAKKGYKVVILTTFYDEKLYKEDLRLLNKLNIEYKCYADLRRGKRNTLQQFYLKVLRRLGGWLTKYKIKNSALALGYGPKQLYNMALKQNADLYICHQEMASYIGTKLLQNNKKVVFDIEDWYSEDLLPMARKARPIKLLKKIEQNALATTLSWTTSEIMAQKMAAVYKTNMPAVVYNTFPKRKKKEAIDYKDRVDHSKASLFWFSQTIGPGRGLEVLISALHHIEQPLELHLRGNISASYRSLLEEKFPDKECQTLHFHSLVLNEELPARIAEHDIGFALESKEPLSRNYTITNKILQYLEAGVAVIASKTEGQIEVAVLAPEAVFLFEQEKSLIDAIKLLLSNRDLLVEAKSKARQSYLKSFLWEKQEEKLCQLIEAALSN
- a CDS encoding glycosyltransferase family 2 protein, whose protein sequence is MEKLDMKNPLVSVCIPAYNVENYVEEALKSVLEQTYSNIEVLVVNDGSIDKTKSILDSYNDSRLKVFHCLNRGAAASRNYALNQSKGKLIKFFDADDIMSQNMIEKQVEVLQGKNRCIASAEWGRFYDDKLETFKLNPERVWKNMHSTDWVVNSLKEGFNMMQPGIFLIPKRIIDQMGGWNEKLSLIDDFEYMLRILLNAEEIHFTSGARLFYRSGISESLSRQKSRKAMESAYLSTELGCQYILEKEDSQRTRKVCANIWQQRVFEFYPAFKDLVMKAEKHITNLDNPTVSLPAGPGLSLLSKLIGWKAAKTIHHFYYQKGFRPLFK
- a CDS encoding sulfotransferase domain-containing protein, which translates into the protein MKLPNLIIGGAQKAGTTSFYDLIKDHPDIFVPHQKELHYFDVPDNYSKGLGWYSNFFNEASDQKYRVDCTPDYLHYSYVAPNIKDLLGSNIKLIFFLRQPVKRAYSQFQFYRSHLVETENNFEKAISKEIIKSKIDQYDLWYNPPHYLSRSLYYEQLRKYYELFPLKNILIICFEDLVNQTDDTIRSICSFLQIDNQFDKLKQANKTMIPKNNHLMRFFNTWFPNDIIKSLIPTSYYNKIRNKTYESFTTAPSKISENLVNELTEKYFAKDIILLEELTGRSYDRWYISSK
- a CDS encoding IS1 family transposase — its product is MGSKTNDKQNFLCRSCGKQFQNSYQYAGADPANKKLIYIMLLRNCGVRDIETILGVNCYNVLRSLKNSAQRLNNIAHSNHYLSIQINELWTYVGRQKDGKVWLLYAYSPKYNEIVVYVKGDRSAKTVDKLYQKLKQIEVEELCTNERPAFQKMLPIAKHKEGKEYTKHIEGVNTC
- a CDS encoding acyltransferase family protein; translated protein: MERNYWLDSLRGFAAIWVVIFHLNEIIPFETNFYTSFAKYGWLGVPIFFILSGYCISMVTQKSTSPHEFMLRRIFRIFPPYYASIGVVLMVVLTRVICSGYNDVSPIPSTITEILATITLLTEPATEVGTMNWVYWSLTYEIVFYLIVALTLYRRSFSNYVFLLICILCFIPGTYETVGKTRGPAVVEGLFFLREWLLFGAGLGLYQFTNKKKSIGTLILLISFFGIAFTKDLAVGIVSLFTLISIYFSHSSLLSKKYWLSKVGEYSYSLYLIHVPIGVYLLLQFRKGIFLDNLILHILYDFIVLGILILISYWFYRLVEKPSILIGKAVIKRNISIIKGYYAR
- a CDS encoding ABC transporter ATP-binding protein — protein: MKKAAIKVENLSKLYRLGEVGTGTISHDLNRWWARMRGKHDPYATVGQVNDRTQKAQKGEQVWALKDINFEVPQGEVLGVIGKNGAGKSTLLKLLSKITAPTTGSIKARGRIASLLEVGTGMHPEMTGKENVYLNGTILGMTKREIDKKFDDIMDFAGCAKYADTPVKRYSSGMKVRLGFAVAAFLEPEILIVDEVLAVGDAEFQKRAIGKMQEVSREGGRTVLFVSHNMSSVRDLCSTAIVMQHGKVMFNGEVNEAVEAYMQETAQLSNQIKFSPQPNIPSIVSIELDKGSPTVGKNSLKVCVEFNSPFDIIPNAGIIVKNNSGAPVFGTNTRTHPEGFNKSHWKSGIICVTIDDPNLLPGEYILSVYFGDTSKDYDSKVDIIGFEYSSSEYFHRQQILPSSLVGSMYVDAKWQVVENKVLLINEY